The following are encoded in a window of Castanea sativa cultivar Marrone di Chiusa Pesio chromosome 5, ASM4071231v1 genomic DNA:
- the LOC142633594 gene encoding trans-resveratrol di-O-methyltransferase-like, which yields MDLVHGQRASELFQAQSHLYKHIFNFIGSMSLKCALQLGIPEIIHNHGKPITLPELISALQIHPTKAGFVHRLMRLLVHSGFFVTTRVHINQQEEEEEEEEAYDLTPSSRIILKDNVTNLSPFLLAMLDPVLVSPWHFLESWFRGDKVTPFESANGMGFWDYADQNPDFNDSFNKAMASDSGMMNLVVKDCKPVFEGLDTLVDVGGGTGTCARIISEAFPHLKCTVLELPHVVANLADNSNLNFVGGDMFQSIPSADAILLKLVLHALSDEECVKVLKKCREAISNKGKEGKVIIIDIVIDEKKDEHEITSAKLFFDMLMMVVVTGRERHEKELEKLFLEAGFSHYKIKPLFGLRSLIEVYP from the exons ATGGATCTAGTTCATGGTCAGAGAGCAAGTGAGTTGTTTCAAGCTCAATCTCATTTgtataaacatatatttaaCTTCATAGGTTCGATGTCACTTAAATGTGCCCTTCAGCTCGGCATACCAGAAATAATCCACAATCATGGGAAACCTATTACTCTACCTGAGTTGATTTCAGCGCTTCAAATTCATCCCACAAAAGCTGGTTTTGTGCACCGGCTCATGCGCTTACTTGTGCACTCTGGTTTCTTTGTTACAACAAGAGTTCATATAAatcaacaagaagaagaagaagaagaagaagaagcatatgATCTCACACCTTCATCTAGGATCATCCTCAAAGATAATGTCACCAACTTGTCACCATTTCTTCTGGCAATGCTTGACCCAGTTTTGGTTTCTCCATGGCACTTCTTGGAGAGTTGGTTTCGAGGGGACAAAGTCACACCATTTGAGAGTGCAAATGGGATGGGCTTTTGGGACTATGCTGACCAAAACCCTGACTTTAATGATAGTTTCAATAAGGCAATGGCCAGTGATTCTGGAATGATGAACTTGGTTGTAAAAGACTGCAAGCCAGTTTTTGAGGGGTTGGATACACTTGTTGATGTTGGGGGTGGCACTGGGACATGCGCTAGGATCATTTCGGAGGCTTTCCCTCACTTGAAGTGCACAGTTTTGGAGCTTCCACATGTCGTAGCTAATTTGGCAGATAATTCGAACTTGAACTTTGTTGGAGGTGATATGTTTCAGTCTATCCCTTCCGCAGATGCCATTCTACTCAAG TTGGTTTTACACGCTTTGAGTGATGAAGAATGCGTGAAGGTACTGAAAAAATGCCGAGAAGCTATTTCAAACAAAGGAAAGGAGGGAAAGGTGATCATCATAGACATAGTGATTGATGAGAAGAAAGATGAGCATGAAATTACCAGCGCAAAACTCTTTTTTGACATGTTGATGATGGTTGTGGTTACTGGAAGAGAGAGACATGAGAAGGAATTGGAAAAACTATTCTTGGAGGCTGGTTTTAGTCATTACAAGATAAAACCCTTATTTGGTTTAAGGTCCCTTATTGAGGTTTATCCTTAG
- the LOC142636991 gene encoding uncharacterized protein LOC142636991 encodes MTFQKEYLDLFLVPSGLLIMFAYHLFLLHRYLNLPHTTIMGFENNDKIAWVERIMQIDKKDVGTALSVLSTNTSAATFLASVSLTLCSLIGAWIANSSTSFLKSELIYGDTRSSTMSIKYISLLICFLLAFSCFVQSARNFVHANYIISTPDSDIPVRYVEMAVIRGSDFWSLGLRALYFALNLLLWFFGPIPMFVCSILMVIVLHYLDTNTTLLHQHVSPSKQKPKRVVV; translated from the exons ATGACTTTCCAAAAGGAGTACCTAGATCTATTTTTGGTCCCAAGTGGGTTGCTCATCATGTTTGCATATCATCTCTTCCTTCTTCACAGATATCTTAATCTTCCTCACACCACAATAATGGGCTTTGAGAACAATGACAAAATAGCATGGGTTGAAAGAATTATGCAG ATTGATAAAAAGGATGTTGGCACAGCTTTATCAGTGCTATCAACCAACACATCAGCAGCAACATTCTTGGCATCAGTCTCTCTAACTCTCTGTTCTCTCATTGGAGCTTGGATCGCCAATTCTTCCACTAGCTTCCTGAAGAGTGAGTTAATCTATGGAGACACAAGGTCATCTACCATGTCTATCAAGTACATAAGCCTCCTAATATGCTTCCTCCTCGCTTTCTCGTGCTTCGTTCAGTCAGCAAGGAACTTTGTCCACGCAAACTATATAATAAGCACCCCAGATAGTGACATACCTGTGAGATATGTGGAAATGGCAGTAATAAGGGGTAGTGATTTTTGGTCACTTGGACTAAGAGCACTTTATTTTGCTCTTAATTTGCTCCTGTGGTTTTTTGGGCCAATACCCATGTTTGTTTGTTCCATCCTTATGGTGATAGTCCTCCACTACCTTGACACAAATACTACTCTATTGCATCAGCATGTATCTCCTTCTAAACAGAAGCCCAAAAGGGTGGTTGTCTGA